The genome window TGGCAAAACTACGACCCTGGCTACGATGATAAATTATATAAATATTCAGAGAGATTGTCATATAGTAACCATTGAGGATCCGATTGAATACTATCATCAGCATAAAAAGTCGATTATCACCCAGCGGGAGGTAGAAGTGGATGTGCCTTCTTTTTCTGAGGCAGTGATCAGGGGGCTTCGTCAGGACCCGGATGTTATGTTAATCGGCGAGATGAGAGATTTAGCTACTATGCAGGCGGCCATTACCGCAGCTGAGACAGGACACCTGGTGCTGGCAACCCTTCATACCACTGGTGCTGCTCAAACCATGGACCGGCTGATAGGCGCTTTTCCTACTGACCAGCAGGAACAGGTCAGGATCCAGTTATCCTTAAACATTGCAGCTATAATAAGTCAGCTTCTTTTAGTAAAAACGGCTAAATCGGGCGGCAGGGTTGCTGTTTTTGAAATAATGATTGCTACCCCTGCTATTCGCAATTTGATCAGAGAAGACAAGACCTTCATGGTCACTTCAGAGATCCAGACTGGCGCCAGGTATGGCATGAAGACAATGGATACTTCTTTGGCCGATCTTTATAATCGCCAGATCATTAGCTATGAAGATGCCATAGCTAAGGCGTTTGACCCTAAACAGGTACAGGAAAAAATTACCGGAACAGAAAAGAAGTAAAAGAAGAAAAGCTTGCCGGGCAGATGAGGCCAATATTAAAAAGACTGGCTAATGCCTGAAAAAAACTTTTAGTTACAACAAGCTTTTTTTAATTCCCGGGAAAAATATTCTCCGGTCAGTCCGTCAATGTGAGCAGTGAGTTCTTCAACCCGCAGTTGTTTGTTTAATTTTTTATCCGGAGCCAGAGACGAATCCCGCAGAAGCTCTATCTGGAGTTTTCTTCTTTCGAAATATAATCGATTCACCTTTTCTAATATGGTATTCCTGAGTTTTACCATCAGCCGGCTTCTTACGTCAATGGATGTTTGAGAAGAGTCCCAGATAACGTCAGCTAAATCCCACTTAAGGTTGATTCCCCAGTCGTAGGGGCCGGTAGCAAAGACGCTTTTACCAGTGGTGGAAGAAACACTCCCATAAATTGTCTTATCATAATCAAGATTGATCTCAGGAAGTAAGGCTTTGACTGCTGCCTTTTTTCTCCAGGAATTTATCTTTTCGGGCTGTACCTCGGCATATCTTATAGCTGCTTTTTGGAC of Candidatus Omnitrophota bacterium contains these proteins:
- a CDS encoding type IV pilus twitching motility protein PilT yields the protein MDFNKILEMCVEHNASDIHLTVGNSPLLRIDDKFHPLEKNLLKPNDIEKFMKEITSEENQRKLEQVGGAEFGIGFGEVARFRVSIYKQKGYLGMALRLIPYKLMGFEEIGLPPIIKELLYRPRGLILVTGPTGSGKTTTLATMINYINIQRDCHIVTIEDPIEYYHQHKKSIITQREVEVDVPSFSEAVIRGLRQDPDVMLIGEMRDLATMQAAITAAETGHLVLATLHTTGAAQTMDRLIGAFPTDQQEQVRIQLSLNIAAIISQLLLVKTAKSGGRVAVFEIMIATPAIRNLIREDKTFMVTSEIQTGARYGMKTMDTSLADLYNRQIISYEDAIAKAFDPKQVQEKITGTEKK